The following is a genomic window from Clostridia bacterium.
GGAATTTGTAAAACTTTGCGATGAAGGCAAAATAGAGCTTGTTAGCCAAGTAAATCCTGACTTTTTCAAACAAGTGGCAGATAATTTCCTCGGAAATACAAAAATAATGTCAAAAAATTAAGGGGGAGTTATAAATGAATATCGCTATAGCAGTTAAAGATGGAAAAGTGGCACAGCACTTTGGCCATTGCGATGCTTTTAAAGTATTTGATATAGAACGGGGCAATATAGTAGGGACTAAAATTTTGCAAAATCCTGGACACAAGCCCGGTTTTTTGCCCAACTTTTTAGGGGATAAGGGTATAGACTGTATAATATCAGGAGGAATGGGTGCTAGTGCACTGGAAATATTCAGACAGCGAGGCATAGATGTAATAACGGGCGCTTGTGGAGATGTAGATGATGTGGCAAATGGCTATATAAAAGGTGCTTTAAAACCCGGGGAGAATGTATGCCA
Proteins encoded in this region:
- a CDS encoding NifB/NifX family molybdenum-iron cluster-binding protein, which encodes MNIAIAVKDGKVAQHFGHCDAFKVFDIERGNIVGTKILQNPGHKPGFLPNFLGDKGIDCIISGGMGASALEIFRQRGIDVITGACGDVDDVANGYIKGALKPGENVCHENKGDKSGQA